CGCGGCCTGCGCTTCTGCTTGGTCAGCCCCTTTGGCGGCTTCTTTCTTCCCCCCCCGTTGTCTCCTGTGTGCCCCGCTGGTTCGGTGTTTGCCCTGGTTTTTCCCTCGTCCTCCGGTCTCCTCTCCGCCGGCTTCGCTGCCCCTCTATCCTGTCCGCTGCCATCCACCTGCTTGCCACGCTCTGATCGGCGTCTTCCGTGCCCTCTTGCTTCTTGTCCGTGTTTCGGCTCCTTTTTCGTTCTTTTCCCCTCTTGACCTTCCCCTTCCTTTCGCCCCCCCTCTATCCGCTCGGCCGCTGCTTGCCACTCCTCGGCTATGACCTGGCCTCGTTCTTGTTGGCCTTGTTTTGCGGCTTCTCTTGTGTTGCTGCTTTTGTTTCTCCCGTCCTCCTCTTCTGTTCCCTCCTTCGGGGCGTTtgcctctcttctcctcttgcTTTTCTCCTTTTCGCTCCCGTTGTTCGTCCTTTGGGCCCCTCCTTCGCTGCCTTCTccttcccctcttctttcgCTTTTTCTAGCTTTCTTTTTGTTCTCGTCGCCTTTTCTCGCTTCTATCTTTTGCGTGCTGCTGCTCCGTCCGCGCCGTCTCCCGGTGCTCTTGCTTCTGTCTTCTTTCTGCCCCTTTGACTCTTTACCGTTACTCAGCTGTCTTCTATGCCCAGCTGGAGCCCACCGGCCCCCCGTATTGGACTGCTCAACCGCGATCGGCCCCGCCCCTTCCGTTTTCGTGATCATCCTTGCTTCTTTTCGCGTCTTTCGCTGCTTTTGCGCCCGTGCTGCCTATCGCCCCCCTTCGCCGCGCTTTGCCGGCTCCTCTCCTTCGCCCCCTTCTACGTTGTTTGCTTCCTTGCCCCCGTTCTGCTCCTGGTTGGTCTTTTCCCTTCCCTGCCCCTCTCTTTTTCTGCTTTTGTTTCTTGTTTATTTGCTCTCCCCGCGCTTCGCTGTCGCGTTGCGTTCTTCTGTTCTGCCCGATTTATTTCCTTTCGGCCTCttcttttgtcctttttttcaTTCCTTTCCTTTTCCCCGTCTCCCCTGGCCCGCATTGTGCCGTCCTCTCCTGCCCGTGCCCGTTCTTTAAGCTGATTCGCTCCGTGTCTCCCTTAGCCCAACCCCTGCTCCGGACATTTCCACCTCGCCATCTCGCCTCTGTCGTTTACCGTCCCTCCCCGCTGCTTCTTTCCGCCCTTCCCGTCTCCATCCTGCTCCCTGCGTCCCTTCCCCCCCCTTTCTCCCTTCCCTTCCACCCTGCCCGTCGCTCTGGCACTGgcctccttctttttcttttttgtttttttttctggccCTGTTGCACTATATTAGCCGTTCCCTGTTCGGGCCTGTGCCTGTGCTCACTCCTGCCCCTTCTTGATTGGTGTTTCGCTATGCACCATCTTGGTGTTTCTTCTGTCATGCCACCTGCATAGCTTCTTTCCCTCATCGTGTCTACTTTTTTGATTCCTTCCTTATTCACAATCGGTTAAGATTTTTTGATCTATCTATGCACGATGCGAAGTAATTTGTTGTGCTTGGGTCAGTTTTTATAGTATTCTTGACACCTCAGTATAAATATAATTGGTTATGTTTAATGAGATATGGACTTCATTTGAACATTACAAAGAACTTTTGAAAGATGTGGCTTTATTGTGTTTCAGACTTCACtatccgattttttttttaacgttgAGCTCGCTTTGGGCTGTGGCTCCTGGCCTTCTGTTTAGAAAATCCAGTACTTACTTGGTTGTTCTGTCGCTTCTTAAATTCTCAATTTCAAGTGGTTGGCTTCCCGTAGCATTCATTGATAGAAAGTTTCAGCTCATCTTACATATTGGGCTAAACATTAGTATTCGAACCCCGTCATACCATTGTTTTGCTACCTTGGATTCATACATCACCAAACCACATCATACGCATTTCACCCAATGATCAATGTCAAAACTGGTGTTTTTGATCTTGCTTTTACCATAAGATTTGCTTTTTCTACGCTTTTTCTTTTCGAATTTCAATGTCATTTGAGTCATACCTGTTATTTTACATCATTGTTTTGAGGTTTTGGCCAGGTAGAAAACTCTTCCTTTTGTTTCCTTAGCATGAATTTCCAGGAAAAAAGATTGGATACCTGCATTGGAAAGTTCTTTTTGGTTCCTCGGGCAGGTTTGCTATGGTCTTCCTGTTTGGCATTGGGCTTTGTTTTGTTCTTACATACGTTCCTGTCCTAACTTCTTGCCTCTCTATTCTCGTCTTTGCTTCCCTCTTTTGTCTTGCTAGATGACTTCCCTAGAATGCCTGATGGTTGCATAATTGAAAGGACCTGGGCTTCTCCTTGTTGTGTCATGAGAGTACTTTGTGCATGCTATGATTGAC
This genomic interval from Ananas comosus cultivar F153 unplaced genomic scaffold, ASM154086v1, whole genome shotgun sequence contains the following:
- the LOC109703898 gene encoding high mobility group nucleosome-binding domain-containing protein 5-like, with the protein product MITKTEGAGPIAVEQSNTGGRWAPAGHRRQLSNGKESKGQKEDRSKSTGRRRGRSSSTQKIEARKGDENKKKARKSERRGEGEGSEGGAQRTNNGSEKEKSKRRREANAPKEGTEEEDGRNKSSNTREAAKQGQQERGQVIAEEWQAAAERIEGGRKEGEGQEGKRTKKEPKHGQEARGHGRRRSERGKQVDGSGQDRGAAKPAERRPEDEGKTRANTEPAGHTGDNGGGRKKPPKGLTKQKRRPRAERNQADRGRGAAREERRGRQSGRYRTTESKKGPRQAGGQRQRTGRGAETKRKGRKQEREEQAEKAKKRRGRGEDEKDAEEGEDEQTGELARCFFSNVVS